The following are encoded in a window of Vespa crabro chromosome 2, iyVesCrab1.2, whole genome shotgun sequence genomic DNA:
- the LOC124433171 gene encoding exportin-7 isoform X5 has protein sequence MDHIQEVRQLELLCKQLYESQDSAHRAEAEKALVAFQNAPDTLTKCQLLLDRGDSAYAQLLAATTLTKLVSRSAQGLSLQQRLDIRNYVLNYLATQPKLPNFVIQALVALFARISKLGWFDSDKEEYVFRNVVGDVAKFLQGSVEHCMIGVQLLSQLTCEMNQISEADANRSLTKHRKIASSFRDTQLFEIFRLSCTLLSTARENCKNLNFNDEAQHGLIRQLLKLAQNCLTFDFIGTSTDESTDDLSTVQIPTSWRPAFLDFTSLKLFFDLYHSLPSSLSSLALSCLVQIASVRRSLFSNTERAKFLRHLVNGVKHILQNPQGLSDPGNYHEFCRLLSRLKSNFQLGELVLVEGYPEAIQLIAKFTVQSLQMWQFAPNSLHYLLTLWQRMVSSMPYVKAGDPHLLNTYTPEIANAYITSRLESVAVVVRERLEDPLDDLGVLHQQLEQVSVIGRCEYQKTCTVLVQLFDQAATTYQELMTQTASPTQQIDITIQEGQLTWLVYIIGGVIGGRVTFNSNEEYDAMDGELVCRVLQLMNLTDSRLAQGGCEKLELAMLSFFEQFRKIYVGDQVQKNSKVYRRLSDVLGLNDEAMVLSIFIRKIITNLKYWGRSEQIISKTLQLLNDLSVGYSCVRKLVKLEEVQFMLNNHTREHFPFLGNNVAVTEMRCRSMFYTSLGRLLMVDLGEDEERFHTFMLPLTAALESLGQLMGAADTPLFAAEEAKKALIGVARDLRGLAYAFTTKTSYMMLFDWIYPNYTPILLHAVELWHHEPQVTTPVLKLFAELVLNRSQRLQFDASSPNGILLFREASKVICSYGNHILNIEVPKDQIYPLKLKGISICFSMLKAALCGSYVNFGVFRLYGDEALDNALNTFVKLLLSIPQSDLLDYPKLSATYYVLLEYLAQDHMVFLSTLEPRVFLYILSSISEGLTALDTMVCTGCCATLDHIVTYLFKQLYQKGRKNAVVPGGGELFLEVLKQHPEILQQILSTVLNVIMFEDCRNQWSMSRPLLGLILLNEEYFNQLRENIIRSQPVDKQAAMAQWFENLMDGIERNLLTKNRDRFTQNLSMFRRDINDALKGPNMSTNSVSDMMTS, from the exons ATGGATCACATACAGGAAGTGCGGCAGCTGGAATTGCTATGCAAGCAATTGTATGAGTCACAAGATTCTGCACATCGTGCTGAGGCTGAAAAAGCTCTTGTAGCATTTCAAAATGCACCAGATACGCTTACTAAGTGCCAGCTCCTTCTGGATCGTGGAGATTCAGCTTATGCTCAATTATTGGCTGCTACTACCTTAACAAAATTGGTCTCTCGGTCAGCACAAGGACTTAGTTTACAACAAAGGCTGGATATAc GGAATTACGTCCTTAATTATTTAGCAACACAACCAAAACTTCCAAATTTTGTTATACAAGCTTTGGTTGCATTGTTTGCTAGGATATCAAAACTTGGCTGGTTTGATTCAGACAAAGAGGAATATGTTTTCAGAAATGTTGTTGGTGATGTAGCAAAATTTCTTCAG gGATCAGTAGAGCACTGCATGATAGGTGTACAGTTGCTCTCACAATTAACATGTGAAATGAATCAAATATCAGAAGCTGACGCAAATAGGTCACTTACAAAGCATAGAAAAATTGCTAGTAGTTTCAGGGATACACagctttttgaaatatttaggCTGTCTTGTACTTTATTAAGTACAGCAcgagaaaattgtaaaaatttaaattttaatgacgaAGCACAG CATGGTCTGATTAGACAACTCTTAAAGCTTGCACAAAATTGTTTGACATTTGACTTTATTGGAACATCTACAGATGAAAGCACTGATGATTTAAGTACAGTACAGATACCAACAAGTTGGAGACCCGCATTTTTGGATTTTACATCATTAAAGTTATTCTTTGATTTATATCACAGTCTGCCAAGCTCATTATCATCTTTAGCTTTGTCTTGTCTAGTTCAGATAGCATCAGTTAGACGAAGTTTGTTTTCTAATACAGAAAGAGCAAAGTTTTTAAGGCATTTAGTTAATGGAGTGAAGCATATATTACAAAATCCACAAGGTCTCAGTGATCCTGGAAATTATCATGAATTTTGTAGATTATTATCTCGATTGAAAAGTAATTTTCAACTTGGAGAATTAGTTTTGGTAGAAGGTTATCCAGAAGCAATACAGTTAATCGCAAAGTTTACAGTTCAAAGTTTACAAATGTGGCAGTTTGCACCAAATAGTTTACATTATCTTTTAACTCTTTGGCAAAGAATGGTATCATCCATGCCCTATGTAAAAGCAGGGGATCCGCATTTATTGAACACATATACTCCTGAAATTGCAAATGCATATATTACATCAAGACTTGAATCTGTAGCAGTGGTAGTTAGAGAACGTTTGGAAGATCCACTTGATGATTTAGGTGTACTTCATCAACAATTAGAACAAGTTTCAGTGATAGGAAGATGCGAATATCAAAAAACATGTACTGTATTAGTTCAATTGTTCGATCAGGCTGCTACAACGTATCAAGAATTAATGACCCAAACTGCATCCCCAACCCAACAAATTGATATAACTATTCAAGAAGGACAATTAACATGGCTTGTTTATATTATAG GTGGTGTTATTGGTGGAAGAGTTACATTTAACAGTAATGAGGAATATGATGCAATGGATGGTGAACTTGTTTGTAGAGTTCTTCAATTAATGAACCTTACAGATTCTAGACTTGCACAAGGTGGTTGCGAAAAATTGGAGTTAGCAATGTTAAGTTTTTTTGAACAATTCCGTAAAATATACGTAGGTGATCAGGTACAGAAAAATTCCAAAGTATACAGAAGACTGTCGGATGTTTTAGGCCTCAATGATGAAGCCATGGTACTCAgtatatttattcgtaaaat aataacaaatttgaaatattgggGAAGAAGTgaacaaattatttcaaaaacttTACAACTTTTGAATGATCTTTCTGTTGGATATAGTTGTGTTCGAAAACTTGTTAAATTAGAAGAAGTTCAATTTATGCTTAATAATCATACA AGAGAACACTTTCCATTTTTGGGAAATAATGTTGCTGTAACAGAAATGCGCTGCAGATCAATGTTTTATACATCTTTGGGTAGATTATTAATGGTGGATTTAGgcgaagatgaagaaagattTCATACATTTATGTTACCCCTCACAG CTGCATTAGAAAGTCTTGGCCAGCTAATGGGAGCTGCTGATACTCCACTGTTTGCAgcagaagaagcaaaaaaggCATTGATTGGTGTAGCAAGAGATCTCAGGGGTTTGGCATATGCATTCACAACTAAAACATCTTACATGATGCTTTTTGATTGGAT ATATCCGAATTATACACCCATCTTATTACATGCTGTGGAATTGTGGCATCATGAACCACAAGTAACTACACCCGTCCTGAAATTATTTGCTGAATTAGTATTAAATAGAAGTCAACGATTGCAATTTGATGCATCTTCTCCAAatggaattttattatttcgtgaAGCTAGTAAAGTGATATGTAGCTATGGCAATcatatattgaatattgaaGTTCCCAAGGATCAGATTTATCCTTTGAAGCTCAAGGGAATTAGTATATGTTTCAGTATGTTAAAAGCAGCTCTTTGTGGTAGTTATGTAAATTTTGGGGTCTTTAGGCTATATGGAGATGAAGCATTAGATAATGCACTTAATACATTTGTGAAATTACTTCTCAGTATACCACAAAGTGATCTTTTG gaTTATCCGAAACTATCGGCAACATATTATGTATTGCTTGAATATTTGGCACAGGACCATATGGTCTTCCTTTCAACATTGGAACCAAgagtttttttatatattctttcaagTATCAGTGAAGGCCTTACTGCACTAG ataCTATGGTATGTACCGGTTGTTGTGCAACCCTTGATCATATAGTGACATATTTATTCAAACAATTGTATCAAAAAG GAAGAAAAAATGCTGTAGTTCCTGGTGGTGGAGAGTTATTTTTAGAAGTTTTGAAACAACATCCTGAAATACTTCAACAAATATTAAGTACTGTGTTAAATGTGATAATGTTTGAAGATTGTAGAAATCAATGGAGCATGTCTCGTCCTCTATTAGGCCTGATACTTTTAAATGAAGAG TATTTTAATCAGTtacgagaaaatattattagaagcCAACCAGTTGATAAACAAGCTGCGATGGCACAATGGTTTGAAAATTTGATGGATGGCattgaaagaaatttacttACAAAGAATAGAGATAg gttTACACAAAATTTATCAATGTTTAGAAGAGATATAAATGATGCTTTAAAAGGACCTAATATGTCTACAAATTCTGTCAGTGATATGATGACATCGTAG
- the LOC124433171 gene encoding exportin-7 isoform X1: MADEQEVRQLELLCKQLYESQDSAHRAEAEKALVAFQNAPDTLTKCQLLLDRGDSAYAQLLAATTLTKLVSRSAQGLSLQQRLDIRNYVLNYLATQPKLPNFVIQALVALFARISKLGWFDSDKEEYVFRNVVGDVAKFLQGSVEHCMIGVQLLSQLTCEMNQISEADANRSLTKHRKIASSFRDTQLFEIFRLSCTLLSTARENCKNLNFNDEAQHGLIRQLLKLAQNCLTFDFIGTSTDESTDDLSTVQIPTSWRPAFLDFTSLKLFFDLYHSLPSSLSSLALSCLVQIASVRRSLFSNTERAKFLRHLVNGVKHILQNPQGLSDPGNYHEFCRLLSRLKSNFQLGELVLVEGYPEAIQLIAKFTVQSLQMWQFAPNSLHYLLTLWQRMVSSMPYVKAGDPHLLNTYTPEIANAYITSRLESVAVVVRERLEDPLDDLGVLHQQLEQVSVIGRCEYQKTCTVLVQLFDQAATTYQELMTQTASPTQQIDITIQEGQLTWLVYIIGGVIGGRVTFNSNEEYDAMDGELVCRVLQLMNLTDSRLAQGGCEKLELAMLSFFEQFRKIYVGDQVQKNSKVYRRLSDVLGLNDEAMVLSIFIRKIITNLKYWGRSEQIISKTLQLLNDLSVGYSCVRKLVKLEEVQFMLNNHTREHFPFLGNNVAVTEMRCRSMFYTSLGRLLMVDLGEDEERFHTFMLPLTAALESLGQLMGAADTPLFAAEEAKKALIGVARDLRGLAYAFTTKTSYMMLFDWIYPNYTPILLHAVELWHHEPQVTTPVLKLFAELVLNRSQRLQFDASSPNGILLFREASKVICSYGNHILNIEVPKDQIYPLKLKGISICFSMLKAALCGSYVNFGVFRLYGDEALDNALNTFVKLLLSIPQSDLLDYPKLSATYYVLLEYLAQDHMVFLSTLEPRVFLYILSSISEGLTALGAQKDSYTDTMVCTGCCATLDHIVTYLFKQLYQKAGGYPGRKNAVVPGGGELFLEVLKQHPEILQQILSTVLNVIMFEDCRNQWSMSRPLLGLILLNEEYFNQLRENIIRSQPVDKQAAMAQWFENLMDGIERNLLTKNRDRFTQNLSMFRRDINDALKGPNMSTNSVSDMMTS, from the exons GAAGTGCGGCAGCTGGAATTGCTATGCAAGCAATTGTATGAGTCACAAGATTCTGCACATCGTGCTGAGGCTGAAAAAGCTCTTGTAGCATTTCAAAATGCACCAGATACGCTTACTAAGTGCCAGCTCCTTCTGGATCGTGGAGATTCAGCTTATGCTCAATTATTGGCTGCTACTACCTTAACAAAATTGGTCTCTCGGTCAGCACAAGGACTTAGTTTACAACAAAGGCTGGATATAc GGAATTACGTCCTTAATTATTTAGCAACACAACCAAAACTTCCAAATTTTGTTATACAAGCTTTGGTTGCATTGTTTGCTAGGATATCAAAACTTGGCTGGTTTGATTCAGACAAAGAGGAATATGTTTTCAGAAATGTTGTTGGTGATGTAGCAAAATTTCTTCAG gGATCAGTAGAGCACTGCATGATAGGTGTACAGTTGCTCTCACAATTAACATGTGAAATGAATCAAATATCAGAAGCTGACGCAAATAGGTCACTTACAAAGCATAGAAAAATTGCTAGTAGTTTCAGGGATACACagctttttgaaatatttaggCTGTCTTGTACTTTATTAAGTACAGCAcgagaaaattgtaaaaatttaaattttaatgacgaAGCACAG CATGGTCTGATTAGACAACTCTTAAAGCTTGCACAAAATTGTTTGACATTTGACTTTATTGGAACATCTACAGATGAAAGCACTGATGATTTAAGTACAGTACAGATACCAACAAGTTGGAGACCCGCATTTTTGGATTTTACATCATTAAAGTTATTCTTTGATTTATATCACAGTCTGCCAAGCTCATTATCATCTTTAGCTTTGTCTTGTCTAGTTCAGATAGCATCAGTTAGACGAAGTTTGTTTTCTAATACAGAAAGAGCAAAGTTTTTAAGGCATTTAGTTAATGGAGTGAAGCATATATTACAAAATCCACAAGGTCTCAGTGATCCTGGAAATTATCATGAATTTTGTAGATTATTATCTCGATTGAAAAGTAATTTTCAACTTGGAGAATTAGTTTTGGTAGAAGGTTATCCAGAAGCAATACAGTTAATCGCAAAGTTTACAGTTCAAAGTTTACAAATGTGGCAGTTTGCACCAAATAGTTTACATTATCTTTTAACTCTTTGGCAAAGAATGGTATCATCCATGCCCTATGTAAAAGCAGGGGATCCGCATTTATTGAACACATATACTCCTGAAATTGCAAATGCATATATTACATCAAGACTTGAATCTGTAGCAGTGGTAGTTAGAGAACGTTTGGAAGATCCACTTGATGATTTAGGTGTACTTCATCAACAATTAGAACAAGTTTCAGTGATAGGAAGATGCGAATATCAAAAAACATGTACTGTATTAGTTCAATTGTTCGATCAGGCTGCTACAACGTATCAAGAATTAATGACCCAAACTGCATCCCCAACCCAACAAATTGATATAACTATTCAAGAAGGACAATTAACATGGCTTGTTTATATTATAG GTGGTGTTATTGGTGGAAGAGTTACATTTAACAGTAATGAGGAATATGATGCAATGGATGGTGAACTTGTTTGTAGAGTTCTTCAATTAATGAACCTTACAGATTCTAGACTTGCACAAGGTGGTTGCGAAAAATTGGAGTTAGCAATGTTAAGTTTTTTTGAACAATTCCGTAAAATATACGTAGGTGATCAGGTACAGAAAAATTCCAAAGTATACAGAAGACTGTCGGATGTTTTAGGCCTCAATGATGAAGCCATGGTACTCAgtatatttattcgtaaaat aataacaaatttgaaatattgggGAAGAAGTgaacaaattatttcaaaaacttTACAACTTTTGAATGATCTTTCTGTTGGATATAGTTGTGTTCGAAAACTTGTTAAATTAGAAGAAGTTCAATTTATGCTTAATAATCATACA AGAGAACACTTTCCATTTTTGGGAAATAATGTTGCTGTAACAGAAATGCGCTGCAGATCAATGTTTTATACATCTTTGGGTAGATTATTAATGGTGGATTTAGgcgaagatgaagaaagattTCATACATTTATGTTACCCCTCACAG CTGCATTAGAAAGTCTTGGCCAGCTAATGGGAGCTGCTGATACTCCACTGTTTGCAgcagaagaagcaaaaaaggCATTGATTGGTGTAGCAAGAGATCTCAGGGGTTTGGCATATGCATTCACAACTAAAACATCTTACATGATGCTTTTTGATTGGAT ATATCCGAATTATACACCCATCTTATTACATGCTGTGGAATTGTGGCATCATGAACCACAAGTAACTACACCCGTCCTGAAATTATTTGCTGAATTAGTATTAAATAGAAGTCAACGATTGCAATTTGATGCATCTTCTCCAAatggaattttattatttcgtgaAGCTAGTAAAGTGATATGTAGCTATGGCAATcatatattgaatattgaaGTTCCCAAGGATCAGATTTATCCTTTGAAGCTCAAGGGAATTAGTATATGTTTCAGTATGTTAAAAGCAGCTCTTTGTGGTAGTTATGTAAATTTTGGGGTCTTTAGGCTATATGGAGATGAAGCATTAGATAATGCACTTAATACATTTGTGAAATTACTTCTCAGTATACCACAAAGTGATCTTTTG gaTTATCCGAAACTATCGGCAACATATTATGTATTGCTTGAATATTTGGCACAGGACCATATGGTCTTCCTTTCAACATTGGAACCAAgagtttttttatatattctttcaagTATCAGTGAAGGCCTTACTGCACTAGGTGCGCAAAAAGACTCCTATACAG ataCTATGGTATGTACCGGTTGTTGTGCAACCCTTGATCATATAGTGACATATTTATTCAAACAATTGTATCAAAAAG CGGGTGGTTATCCAGGAAGAAAAAATGCTGTAGTTCCTGGTGGTGGAGAGTTATTTTTAGAAGTTTTGAAACAACATCCTGAAATACTTCAACAAATATTAAGTACTGTGTTAAATGTGATAATGTTTGAAGATTGTAGAAATCAATGGAGCATGTCTCGTCCTCTATTAGGCCTGATACTTTTAAATGAAGAG TATTTTAATCAGTtacgagaaaatattattagaagcCAACCAGTTGATAAACAAGCTGCGATGGCACAATGGTTTGAAAATTTGATGGATGGCattgaaagaaatttacttACAAAGAATAGAGATAg gttTACACAAAATTTATCAATGTTTAGAAGAGATATAAATGATGCTTTAAAAGGACCTAATATGTCTACAAATTCTGTCAGTGATATGATGACATCGTAG